In Kazachstania africana CBS 2517 chromosome 4, complete genome, the following are encoded in one genomic region:
- the MDM38 gene encoding ribosome-binding protein MDM38 (similar to Saccharomyces cerevisiae MDM38 (YOL027C); ancestral locus Anc_7.116), whose amino-acid sequence MISNSVDKALFLSQRRFISIASRQVPLVDYRPILLSQQNVKNKKLPYSRYQYSTQAKNNDNLTNENQLKAIADKPTNVVVPTSKAKKKEPLIKRIKHEFRHYVNGTKLLGYEIKVSTKHLIKFVQGYELSRRETNQLKRTMGDIFRLVPFSAFLIIPFAELLLPVALKLFPNLLPSTYESGFQRQLKRTKLIEIRNKTSAFLHETLDESSFISYNSIENLEKRKAFFDFFKKIYENKSNKRTMFTHEEIATVAKMFKSDIVLDNLSRPQLTAMSKFMSLRPFGADNMLRYQIRSKLKSMMNDDKVVDYEGINSLSHDELYQACVSRGMKAYGVPENDLKDNLKVWLQLRLRDKIPSVLMVLSSAFTFGALPKEDKKHDNKSYSPVAAKKEQSSNYDNLLDLYYDGILHVLSTIPDPVYNIAKLDVTESKTAKEEKLGDKEGQEQPTESQKLAETVKEATEMATGTAKDTANIISESKKVKKEVAREQHEEEKEEKKMEDKEGEKEDKDKEAERTTDDSAFKLNVLKEQEELIKKEEEEAKTRKTSNKEVSDDLTLDEDDTKATPPIPADQAPERSITKK is encoded by the coding sequence ATGATTAGCAACTCTGTGGATAAAGCgttatttctttctcagAGAAGGTTCATCTCAATAGCTAGCAGACAAGTTCCTTTGGTCGATTATCGGCCTATTTTACTGTCGCAGCAAAACGTAAAGAATAAGAAACTTCCTTATAGTCGATATCAGTATAGTACTCAGGCGAAgaataatgataatttaaCCAATGAGAACCAATTGAAAGCCATAGCGGATAAACCAACAAATGTTGTCGTACCAACGAGTAAAgctaagaaaaaagaacCACTAATCAAGAGAATAAAACATGAATTCAGGCATTATGTAAATGGAACAAAATTACTGGGTTATGAAATTAAAGTCTCTACGAAACATCTTATCAAGTTTGTCCAGGGTTACGAATTGTCAAGGCGTGAAACGAATCAACTGAAACGTACAATGGGTGATATCTTTAGATTAGTACCATTCTCAGCGTTTTTGATCATCCCATTTGCTGAATTGCTTTTGCCTGTCgcattgaaattgttcCCCAACTTACTTCCATCAACTTACGAATCAGGTTTTCAAAGACAGTTAAAAAGAACCAAGttaattgaaattagaaataAAACTTCTGCATTTCTACACGAGACTTTAGATGAATCGTCATTCATCAGTTATAATTCGATTGAAAACTTGGAAAAGAGGAAGGCTTTCTTcgactttttcaaaaaaatctatgaaaataaatcaaataaaagaaCAATGTTCACTCATGAGGAAATAGCAACGGTAGCCAAGATGTTCAAGAGTGATATCGTCTTAGACAATTTATCTAGACCGCAACTGACTGCAATGTCGAAATTTATGTCTTTGAGACCCTTCGGTGCGGATAACATGTTGCGTTATCAGATTAGgtcaaaattaaaatccATGATGAATGATGATAAGGTTGTTGATTATGAAGGGATTAATAGTTTATCTCACGATGAATTGTATCAAGCGTGTGTTTCTCGTGGTATGAAGGCATATGGTGTTCCCGAGAATGATTTAAAGGATAATTTAAAAGTATGGCTTCAATTGAGGCTAAGAGATAAAATTCCATCTGTCTTAATGGTCTTGAGTTCTGCATTCACATTTGGTGCTTTGCCAAAAGAAGATAAGAAACATGATAATAAGTCTTACTCTCCTGTAGCTGCTAAGAAGGAACAAAGCTCAAATTATGACAATCTATTGGATTTATACTATGACGGTATCCTTCATGTGCTGAGCACAATACCTGACCCTGTATATAATATTGCCAAGTTAGATGTTACAGAATCTAAAACAGCCAAGGAAGAGAAGCTCGGTGATAAGGAGGGACAAGAACAACCAACAGAATCCCAAAAACTCGCTGAAACAGTCAAAGAAGCTACAGAAATGGCTACTGGCACCGCAAAGGATACGGCTAATATAATTTCAGAATCAAAGAAGGTCAAGAAAGAAGTAGCGAGAGAACAGCATGAGGAAGagaaagaggaaaagaaaatggaagacaaagaaggagaaaaggaagataaGGATAAAGAAGCCGAAAGAACAACTGATGACAGTGCATTTAAGCTAAACGTCTTGaaggaacaagaagaaCTTATcaagaaggaagaagaagaagcaaagaCCAGAAAGACGAGTAATAAAGAAGTATCAGATGACTTAACGTTGGATGAAGATGACACCAAAGCGACACCTCCTATTCCAGCAGATCAAGCCCCTGAAAGGTCAATAaccaaaaaataa
- the MIM1 gene encoding Mim1p (similar to Saccharomyces cerevisiae MIM1 (YOL026C); ancestral locus Anc_7.119) yields MSDNDDYESDMVDRIIKSDTILNKIRTLLPSSIYSIDFTKIISFATSSSINLVLPFINGFMLGMGELFAHEISWRYHWFNHNNAGYKIFPVSRKYAGINAGREEKSATQNKAAQFI; encoded by the coding sequence ATGAGCgataatgatgattatGAATCTGATATGGTGGAtagaattatcaaatcGGATAcgattttgaataaaatcCGAACACTGCTACCTTCAAGCATATATTCAATAGATTTTACCAAGATCATATCCTTTGCAACTTCGAGCTCTATTAATTTGGTACTGCCATTCATCAATGGTTTCATGTTGGGTATGGGTGAGTTATTCGCACACGAAATCAGTTGGAGATACCATTGGTTCAATCACAACAATGCTGGCTACAAGATCTTTCCTGTTTCTAGGAAATACGCAGGAATAAATGCCGGAAGAGAAGAGAAATCAGCGACTCAAAACAAAGCTGCACAGTTTATATAA
- the KEX1 gene encoding serine-type carboxypeptidase (similar to Saccharomyces cerevisiae KEX1 (YGL203C); ancestral locus Anc_3.512), which yields MRTVLLLLAQCVVALSFILKDSNDYLVKNPMDIPGLHKFDSMDMIPTMYAGHLPYLSQEQLNTDLNLPSDFGFFFWKFNKLNVTNSKDNTLIFWLNGGPGCSSMDGALMEIGPFRININGEAISNPGTWNTRSDLVFVDQPVGTGFSNVVNFNQFNDLTYLENLNQVTDHFLGFLDNYFTIFPGDLSKNIIIAGESYSGQFIPYIAKSILKRNQRKNGTYINLVKLLIGNGWIDPQTQSLSFLPFAMENGIIDEHDSNFKPILKSHENCQNKINSIDDPSKDEQFEYPECDAIIHDILKITRDKTVNTDKQCINIYDYELRDSFPSCGMNWPEDIPNLGKFLNNPVLQKTLNIDVEWLPKWVECQNNVNIKLTNKGFDPSINLFPDILSQGLEIILFNGDKDLICNNKGVLDSINKLSWGNKTGFTDEMESYDWVYRREDNEEYDEPAGYINYERNLTFISVFNASHMVPYDKGEISRGILDIAMNNVLLHSMGKRLALITSDHPYVDDEDAPTGSDIDNSDYYEYYDDYDYYNYYDNENSGEEPDNEHEEDVESNGYFSAVITLSMMCLLVTVYAVVKFRHKLASLFKKDSYIRINSQKTVSWADDLEIGADLEMNDLNISDDAVPMRNSDESFEIDDI from the coding sequence ATGAGAACCGTACTGTTACTACTCGCACAGTGCGTGGTGGCATTATCATTCATTCTAAAGGATTCTAATGACTATTTGGTAAAGAATCCAATGGACATACCCGGCCTGCACAAGTTTGATAGTATGGATATGATACCTACTATGTATGCAGGCCATTTACCATATTTGTCTCAGGAACAATTAAATACAGATTTAAATTTGCCTTCAGACTTCggtttctttttctggaaattcaataaattaaatgtTACCAATAGTAAAGATAACactttgatattttggtTAAATGGTGGCCCCGGGTGCTCATCAATGGATGGTGCTTTGATGGAAATCGGTCCATTCCGTATAAACATAAATGGTGAAGCCATATCGAATCCAGGAACTTGGAATACAAGATCTGATCTTGTATTTGTGGATCAGCCAGTCGGGACAGGATTCTCTAACGTCGTaaatttcaatcaatttaatgatttgaCATATTTAGAAAACTTAAATCAAGTCACTGACCATTTCTTGGGATTCTTGGATAATTATTTCACCATATTCCCCGGTGAtttatcaaagaatattatcattgCAGGTGAAAGTTACTCCGGTCAATTCATACCTTACATTGCCAAgtcaatattgaaaagaaatcaaCGAAAAAATGGTACTTATATTAACTTAGTGAAATTACTGATCGGTAATGGTTGGATTGATCCACAAACTCAATCACTATCTTTCTTACCATTTGCAATGGAGAATGGTATCATAGATGAAcatgattcaaattttaaacCTATATTAAAATCTCATGAAAATTgtcaaaataaaattaatagtATTGATGATCCATCAAAAGATGAACAATTCGAATACCCTGAATGTGACGCCATAATACATGATATCCTCAAAATAACAAGAGATAAAACTGTAAATACAGACAAACAATGTATCAATATTTATGACTATGAATTAAGAGATTCGTTTCCATCCTGTGGAATGAATTGGCCAGAAGATATACCAAACCTAggtaaatttttgaataatccAGTTTTACAAAAGACGTTAAATATAGATGTTGAATGGTTACCTAAGTGGGTGGAATGTCAAAATAACGTTAACATCAAGTTAACTAATAAAGGATTTGATCCCTCGATCAATTTATTCCCAGACATTTTATCTCAAGGCTTAGAGatcattcttttcaatggtgATAAAGATCTTATCTGTAACAATAAAGGTGTATTAGATTCTATCAATAAGTTAAGCTGGGGAAACAAAACAGGTTTCACTGATGAAATGGAAAGCTATGACTGGGTTTACAGACgtgaagataatgaagagtATGATGAACCGGCAGGTTATATCAATTACGAGAGAAACTTAACTTTCATTAGCGTCTTCAACGCTTCACATATGGTTCCTTACGATAAAGGTGAGATTAGTCGCGGTATCTTGGACATCGCCATGAATAATGTCCTTCTACACTCCATGGGGAAGCGTTTAGCTTTGATCACTTCCGATCACCCTTATGtggatgatgaagatgctCCTACTGGCTCAGATATTGATAATTCAGATTATTACGAGTATTACGACGACTATGACTATTATAACTACTACGACAATGAAAATAGCGGCGAGGAACCTGATAATGAGCACGAGGAGGATGTTGAAAGTAACGGATACTTCAGTGCAGTCATAACACTCTCTATGATGTGTTTACTCGTAACAGTTTACGCTGTGGTTAAATTTAGACACAAGCTAGCATCACTCTTCAAGAAAGACAGCTACATCAGAATAAATTCTCAGAAGACTGTTTCATGGGCGGATGACCTTGAGATTGGTGCCGATTTAGAAATGAACGACCTAAACATAAGTGACGATGCCGTTCCAATGAGAAATAGTGACGAATCGTTTGAGATTGACGATATATAA
- the ARO8 gene encoding bifunctional 2-aminoadipate transaminase/aromatic-amino-acid:2-oxoglutarate transaminase (similar to Saccharomyces cerevisiae ARO8 (YGL202W); ancestral locus Anc_3.511) yields the protein MTKTSAKDFYHLFSQETKDRKVSPLKTFIKYFGDPNMVFLGGGLPLSDYFPWDNIKVDIPVPPFTKGIGQPINKNATEITTLDLYKEKKVADGDIPLARSLQYGHSQGQPELLKFIREHTEIIHTMQYDDWELLVTAGNTSAWESTLRIFCNRGDTILAEAHSFSSSLSAAQAQGIITFPVPIDDKGIIPEKLAAIMDNWNPETPKPKLLYTIPTGQNPTGSSLDAERKSQVYKIAQKHDFLIVEDEPYYFLQMEDYVKDPSLRKEVKLSHDEFLASLDQTFLSIDTDGRVIRMDSFSKVLAPGSRLGWITCSNQIMKAYLALYEMSMQAAAGFTQSIVSATLSKWGQHGYLDWLLGLRHEYTLKRDNAIDACYKYIPQTDAFHINPPVAGMFFTITFDGAKHPEFTTKFKSDPLLLESYLYEKAVESGVIIAPGSWFITDGETIPPQPKESKESNNPNSVFFRGTFAAVAADKLNESLKRFGQVLHDEFKV from the coding sequence ATGACAAAAACTTCTGCAAAGGACTTCTACCACTTATTTTCACAAGAAACTAAAGACCGTAAAGTTTCACCATTGAAGACTTTCATCAAATACTTTGGTGATCCAAATATGGTCTTCCTTGGTGGTGGTCTACCACTCTCAGACTACTTCCCTTGGGATAACATCAAAGTTGATATCCCAGTGCCACCCTTCACCAAAGGTATCGGTCAACCAATTAACAAAAACGCCACAGAAATCACTACTTTGGATTTgtataaagaaaaaaaagttgcaGATGGTGATATCCCACTAGCTAGATCTTTGCAATATGGTCATTCTCAAGGTCAACCggaattattgaaatttattagaGAACATACCGAAATCATTCATACTATGCAATATGATGACTGGGAATTATTAGTCACCGCTGGTAATACAAGTGCTTGGGAATCTACCCTAAGAATTTTCTGTAACAGAGGAGATACAATCTTAGCAGAAGCCCATTCATTCTCTTCCTCATTATCCGCAGCACAAGCTCAAGGTATCATCACTTTCCCTGTTCCAATTGATGATAAAGGTATCATACCTGAAAAATTGGCTGCGATCATGGATAATTGGAATCCTGAAACACCAAAaccaaaattattatacaCCATCCCAACTGGTCAAAACCCAACTGGTAGCTCGTTAGATGCTGAAAGAAAGTCACAAGTCTATAAAATTGCTCAAAAACATGATTTCTTAATCGTGGAAGATGAACCATACTATTTCTTGCAAATGGAAGATTACGTAAAGGATCCATCTCTGAGAAAAGAAGTCAAATTGTCTCATGATGAATTCCTAGCCTCTTTAGACCAAACCTTTTTATCCATTGATACGGATGGAAGGGTCATTAGAATGGATTCATTCTCAAAGGTTCTTGCTCCTGGTTCAAGATTGGGTTGGATCACTTGTTCGaaccaaataatgaaagCTTATTTGGCCTTGTACGAAATGTCCATGCAAGCAGCTGCTGGTTTCACCCAATCGATTGTTTCCGCTACTTTGAGTAAATGGGGTCAACATGGTTACCTGGATTGGTTATTAGGTCTTCGTCATGAATATACTTTGAAACGTGATAATGCCATTGATGCATGCTACAAGTACATCCCACAAACTGATGCTTTCCATATCAACCCTCCAGTGGCAGGAATGTTCTTCACCATAACATTTGATGGTGCAAAACATCCAGAATTCACTACCAAATTTAAGTCTGATCCTCTTTTATTAGAATCATATTTGTACGAAAAAGCCGTAGAAAGCGGTGTTATTATTGCACCTGGGTCTTGGTTCATTACTGATGGTGAAACTATTCCACCACAGCCAAAGGAATCTAAAGAATCTAATAATCCAAATTCTGTGTTTTTTAGAGGTACATTTGCCGCCGTTGCAGCTGATAAGTTGAATGAAAGTTTGAAAAGATTTGGTCAAGTCTTACatgatgaattcaaagtATAG
- the MCM6 gene encoding MCM DNA helicase complex subunit MCM6 (similar to Saccharomyces cerevisiae MCM6 (YGL201C); ancestral locus Anc_3.509) encodes MSSPFHGDTPTSARPTDSSPPPSSIGAGFGSSSQVFDSQSGIASNSRIQFPSSSQGHTFSSQQRPSQETEEDIPADLPLQGLRRRAVNYVKKVDDVTGEKVREAFEQFLEDFSVANEETGAVDKVYRAQVEFMKIYDLNTIYIDYQHLSSRENGALAMAISEQYYRFLPFLTSGLKGVIKKYAPELLLTNDSINKGDQNDENDDDADTGTHPNSAVATKSTTSSNSPEQTERLFQIAFFNLPTVHRIRDVKSDKIGSLLCISGTVTRTSEVRPELYKASFTCDMCRAIIDNVEQSFKYTEPTFCPNPSCENRAFWTLNVSRSKFLDWQKIRIQENANEIPNGSMPRTLDVILRGDCVERAKPGDRCKFTGTDIVVPDVSQLGLPGIKPSSSRDMRGIARSSEGLNSGVSGLRSLGVRDLTYKMSFLACHVVSVSSNINNNLSDSDTHSSNYSTESELQMAATLQGNNVYQDYEKDQEVFLNSLTSEEINELKEMVKDDHIYDKLVKSIAPAVFGHEAIKKGILLQMLGGVHKKTVEGINLRGDINICVVGDPSTSKSQFLKYVCGFAPRSVYTSGKASSAAGLTAAVVRDEEGGDYTIEAGALMLADNGICCIDEFDKMDISDQVAIHEAMEQQTISIAKAGIHATLNARTSILAAANPIAGRYNRKLSLRGNLNMTAPIMSRFDLFFVILDDCNEKIDTELAAHIVDLHMKRDEAITSPFTGEQLRRYIKYARTFKPILTKEAREFLVKKYKALRKDDAQGYSRSSYRITVRQLESMIRLSEAIARANCVDEITPAFVSEAYDLLKQSIIRVDVEDIEVEDEEGQENVQENNDHDNNNNTSDDDLPKQTPLPISIKEAKPKTKTTITYDRYVTMMNLIVHKIADVERTQSKELTAGEIVDWYLLQRENDLNSEEEYWQERKLAFKVLKRLVKDRILMEIRGTRDSLEGTAGQQESNNDSVDSSKVVYVIHPNCEMLETLEDSSNISGAD; translated from the coding sequence ATGTCTTCTCCATTCCATGGTGACACACCAACTAGTGCAAGACCAACAGATTCGTCTCCCCCACCTTCATCGATTGGCGCTGGGTTTGGCAGTAGTTCACAAGTATTTGATTCACAGTCCGGTATTGCTAGCAATTCAAGGATTCAATTCCCTAGCTCATCCCAGGGCCATACATTTTCATCACAACAAAGACCTTCACAGGAAACCGAGGAAGATATACCAGCTGATTTGCCACTGCAGGGTCTAAGAAGAAGAGCAGTCAACTATGTCAAGAAAGTGGACGATGTCACTGGTGAAAAAGTTAGAGAAGCCTTCGAACAGTTCTTAGAGGATTTTTCCGTCGcaaatgaagaaactgGTGCTGTGGATAAGGTGTATAGAGCTCAGGTCGAAttcatgaaaatttatgacCTTAATACCATCTATATTGATTACCAACACTTATCGAGCAGAGAAAATGGTGCTCTAGCCATGGCTATTTCAGAACAATACTACAGATTTTTACCGTTCTTAACCAGTGGTTTGAAAGGTGtgataaagaaatatgCTCCAGAATTATTGCTCACTAACGATTCGATTAATAAAGGTGatcaaaatgatgaaaacgACGACGATGCGGATACAGGGACACATCCTAATTCAGCCGTTGCTACAAAATCTACAACAAGCTCAAACTCTCCAGAGCAAACAGAACGtctatttcaaattgcTTTCTTCAATCTACCCACTGTTCACAGAATTCGTGACGTAAAATCAGATAAAATTGGATCTCTTCTATGTATTTCGGGAACAGTAACGAGAACCTCGGAAGTTCGTCCAGAATTATACAAGGCAAGTTTTACCTGTGATATGTGTCGTGCTATAATTGACAACGTAGAGCAATCATTTAAATATACGGAACCTACTTTTTGTCCAAACCCATCATGTGAAAATAGAGCCTTTTGGACACTAAATGTTTCCAGAtccaaatttcttgattggCAAAAAATTAGGATTCAAGAGAATGCTAACGAAATTCCAAATGGTTCTATGCCCCGTACCCTTGATGTCATTTTAAGAGGTGACTGTGTTGAGAGAGCCAAACCTGGTGATAGATGCAAATTTACAGGGACTGATATCGTGGTCCCTGATGTTTCTCAATTAGGGTTGCCTGGTATCAAACCTAGCTCTTCAAGAGATATGAGAGGTATTGCCAGATCCTCAGAAGGCTTAAACTCTGGTGTTTCTGGATTACGTTCCTTGGGTGTACGTGACTTGACTTATAAAATGAGTTTCTTAGCTTGTCATGTCGTTAGTGTTAGTTCAAATATTAACAATAATCTATCTGACTCCGATACACACTCTAGCAACTATTCTACAGAATCTGAGTTACAAATGGCGGCCACGTTACAAGGTAACAATGTGTACCAGGACTATGAGAAAGATCAGGAAGTGTTTTTGAATAGTTTGACATCCGAAGAAATTAATGAGTTGAAGGAGATGGTCAAAGACGACCATATTTACGATAAATTGGTAAAATCTATTGCCCCCGCTGTCTTCGGCCATGAAGCAATTAAAAAAGGTATCCTTTTACAAATGTTAGGCGGTGTCCACAAAAAAACAGTAGAAGGAATCAATCTAAGAGGTGACATAAATATCTGTGTCGTTGGTGACCCATCGACTTCTAAGTCGCAATTCCTTAAATATGTTTGTGGTTTTGCACCAAGATCGGTTTACACATCTGGTAAAGCATCCTCAGCCGCAGGTTTAACGGCAGCAGTTGTAAGAGATGAAGAAGGTGGTGATTATACAATTGAAGCTGGTGCACTAATGTTAGCAGATAACGGTATTTGTTGTATTGATGAATTCGATAAAATGGATATCTCTGATCAAGTTGCCATTCATGAAGCTATGGAACAACAAACTATCTCGATCGCTAAAGCAGGTATTCACGCAACTTTGAATGCAAGAACTTCGATTCTTGCTGCCGCAAATCCAATTGCTGGAAGATACAATAGAAAATTGTCGTTAAGGGGTAACCTAAATATGACTGCTCCAATTATGTCaagatttgatttatttttcgTTATCTTAGATGATTGTAacgaaaaaattgatacaGAATTGGCCGCACATATTGTTGATTTACACATGAAAAGAGATGAAGCAATCACATCACCATTCACAGGTGAACAATTACGTCGTTATATCAAATATGCAAGAACATTTAAGCCAATTTTAACAAAAGAGGCAAGGGAATTTTTGGTTAAAAAGTATAAAGCTCTTAGAAAAGATGATGCACAAGGGTATAGCAGATCAAGTTATAGGATTACCGTCAGACAATTAGAAAGTATGATTAGATTAAGTGAAGCCATTGCAAGGGCGAACTGTGTGGATGAGATTACCCCAGCATTTGTTTCAGAAGCTTATGATTTACTGAAGCAAAGTATTATTCGTGTTGAtgttgaagatattgaagttgaagatgAGGAAGGACAGGAAAATGTTCAGGAAAATAACGATcatgataataataataatactagTGACGACGACTTACCAAAGCAGACACCATTACCAATATCGATAAAGGAGGCTAAACCAAAGACTAAGACCACGATTACATATGATAGATACGTTACtatgatgaatttgattgtGCATAAGATAGCAGATGTTGAGAGAACCCAATCGAAAGAGTTAACTGCGGGTGAAATTGTAGACTGGTATCTTTTACAGAGggaaaatgatttgaacTCGGAGGAAGAATACTGgcaagaaagaaagttagcattcaaagttttgaaaaggTTGGTAAAAGACAGAATACTGATGGAAATTAGGGGGACTAGAGACTCCCTAGAAGGAACTGCTGGCCAGCaagaatcaaataatgatagtGTTGATTCAAGTAAAGTAGTTTATGTTATTCATCCAAATTGTGAAATGTTAGAGACATTGGAAGATAGTAGCAATATTAGCGGAGCCGACTGA